In Acidimicrobiales bacterium, a single window of DNA contains:
- a CDS encoding molybdopterin cofactor-binding domain-containing protein: MTAVDSPAAVVGTRMRRREDPALLTGEARFVADLAVPGALSVAVVRSTAAHARIRSIDVKAALSMPGVVAVFTGEDLRDEWAGPLPCAWTVTEDMKTPAHLPLAVGKVSYAGEGVAVVVAHSEYEAHDAADAVVVDYEPLPPVLDLEEASTDRVVIHDDLGSNVSYTWELDPDPGAVDRAFSEAAHTVSERYVQQRLIPSPMEPRGVVVVPHPFGGDFTVYSSTQIPHILKVMLSLSVGVSETSLRVVAPAVGGGFGCKLNVYAEEALALALARKMRHPVRWVEERTEHSQATIQGRGQVQHIELAADKTGKITAVRVKLLADLGAYLQLVTPGIPLLGAFLYGGVYDVGAYSFSCTGVFTTKTPTDAYRGAGRPEATYAIERAIDALAAKVSADPAEIRRRNFIAADKFPYNSVAGLVYDSGNYAGALERCLHLAHYDDLRAEQARRRESKDTRQIGIGLSSYCEMCGLAPSRVLASLNFGAGGWEAATVRILPTGKAQVVTGSSPHGQGHVTSWSMIVADKLGVAPEDVEVIHGDTATSPYGLDTYGSRSLSVGGTAVFLATDRVIGKARKIAAHQLEAAEDDIEFVGGEFSVKGSPDRAMPLAAVAFEAFTAHNLPDGMEPNLEASSHYDPPNFTFPFGTHVAVVEVDTETGAVRLERYVAVDDCGNQINPMIVEGQIHGGIVQGVAQALWEEASYDEEGNLVSSSLIDYLVPSAAEVPSFETDHTVTPSPTNPMGVKGVGEAGTIGSTPAVINAICDALAPYGVHDITMPASPQRVWQALKEVSQ, encoded by the coding sequence GTGACCGCCGTTGATTCTCCGGCCGCGGTAGTAGGCACCAGGATGCGCCGCCGGGAGGACCCGGCGCTGCTGACGGGCGAGGCGCGCTTCGTGGCCGATCTTGCGGTGCCCGGGGCGCTCAGTGTTGCCGTGGTGCGCAGCACCGCCGCGCACGCGCGGATCCGGTCGATCGATGTCAAAGCCGCACTCTCGATGCCGGGAGTCGTGGCCGTCTTCACGGGTGAGGACCTGCGCGACGAATGGGCCGGACCGCTTCCTTGCGCGTGGACCGTCACCGAGGACATGAAGACGCCCGCCCACCTTCCGTTGGCGGTCGGCAAGGTGTCGTACGCCGGCGAGGGCGTGGCGGTCGTAGTCGCGCACAGCGAGTATGAGGCTCACGACGCGGCGGACGCGGTCGTCGTCGACTACGAGCCGCTCCCACCCGTGCTCGATCTCGAGGAAGCGTCGACTGATCGGGTCGTGATCCACGACGACCTCGGAAGCAATGTCAGCTACACGTGGGAGCTCGATCCCGATCCGGGCGCCGTGGACAGGGCCTTCTCAGAGGCGGCGCACACAGTGTCGGAACGGTATGTGCAACAACGACTGATCCCTTCTCCGATGGAACCTCGCGGAGTCGTCGTCGTTCCGCACCCGTTCGGAGGGGACTTCACTGTCTATTCCTCGACCCAGATTCCGCACATCCTCAAAGTGATGCTTTCCCTTTCCGTCGGCGTCTCGGAGACCAGCCTCCGCGTGGTGGCCCCCGCGGTCGGCGGGGGCTTCGGATGCAAACTGAACGTTTATGCCGAGGAGGCGCTTGCACTCGCACTCGCCCGAAAGATGCGCCACCCGGTGCGATGGGTGGAGGAGCGGACGGAACACTCGCAGGCCACCATTCAGGGTCGTGGACAGGTCCAGCACATAGAGCTGGCCGCCGACAAGACCGGGAAAATAACCGCAGTTCGCGTCAAGCTGCTCGCGGACTTGGGCGCCTACCTGCAGCTGGTAACGCCCGGCATTCCGCTGTTGGGAGCGTTCCTGTACGGCGGGGTCTACGACGTCGGTGCGTACTCTTTTTCGTGTACCGGGGTTTTCACGACCAAGACCCCGACCGACGCGTACCGCGGGGCAGGACGACCGGAAGCCACCTACGCGATCGAGCGGGCGATCGACGCGCTTGCGGCAAAAGTGAGCGCCGACCCGGCCGAGATCCGAAGGCGGAACTTCATCGCGGCCGACAAGTTCCCCTACAACTCGGTCGCCGGGCTCGTCTACGACAGCGGGAACTACGCGGGAGCCCTCGAGCGGTGCCTCCATCTCGCTCACTACGACGACCTGAGGGCTGAGCAAGCTCGCCGGCGGGAATCGAAGGACACCCGCCAGATCGGAATCGGCCTCTCGTCATACTGCGAGATGTGCGGCCTGGCACCGAGCCGGGTGCTTGCGTCGCTGAACTTCGGCGCCGGTGGCTGGGAGGCCGCAACCGTGCGCATCTTGCCGACCGGCAAGGCTCAGGTGGTGACCGGGTCGTCACCCCACGGCCAGGGACACGTGACTTCGTGGTCGATGATCGTCGCCGACAAGCTCGGAGTCGCCCCCGAAGACGTTGAGGTGATCCACGGGGACACCGCGACCTCGCCTTACGGACTCGATACCTACGGTTCTCGTTCTCTGTCGGTCGGCGGTACAGCGGTCTTCCTTGCGACCGATCGGGTGATCGGCAAAGCCCGCAAGATCGCGGCCCACCAACTCGAAGCCGCGGAGGACGACATCGAATTCGTTGGCGGGGAGTTCAGTGTCAAGGGCTCACCCGACCGGGCGATGCCGCTCGCAGCGGTGGCCTTCGAGGCTTTCACGGCGCACAACCTGCCGGACGGGATGGAGCCGAACCTCGAGGCGTCCAGCCATTACGACCCGCCGAACTTCACTTTCCCTTTCGGGACCCACGTCGCAGTGGTCGAGGTGGACACAGAAACCGGCGCGGTGCGACTAGAGCGCTACGTCGCAGTCGACGACTGCGGCAACCAGATCAACCCGATGATCGTCGAAGGGCAGATCCACGGTGGAATCGTCCAGGGGGTCGCGCAGGCGCTGTGGGAGGAAGCTTCCTACGACGAGGAAGGCAACCTGGTCTCCTCGAGTCTGATCGACTACCTCGTGCCGTCTGCCGCGGAAGTGCCGAGCTTCGAAACCGACCACACGGTGACGCCGAGCCCCACCAACCCGATGGGAGTGAAAGGCGTCGGAGAGGCCGGGACGATCGGCTCGACGCCGGCAGTCATCAACGCGATCTGCGACGCGCTCGCCCCTTACGGGGTCCATGACATAACCATGCCGGCCAGCCCTCAACGGGTGTGGCAGGCGCTGAAGGAGGTAAGCCAGTGA
- a CDS encoding (2Fe-2S)-binding protein translates to MKISMTVNGEVREHDVEPRTLLVHYIRDVVGLTGTNIGCDTSSCGACTLLLNGESVKSCTMLAAQADGMDITTIEGLADGDRMHPMQEAFRENHALQCGYCTPGMVMAAVSLLKEHPDPTEREVREGLEGNLCRCTGYHNIVQAVLAAAKGSTVGAIT, encoded by the coding sequence ATGAAGATTTCAATGACCGTGAACGGCGAGGTGCGCGAGCACGACGTCGAGCCTCGCACTTTGCTGGTCCACTACATCCGCGACGTCGTCGGGTTGACGGGGACGAACATCGGATGCGACACCTCTTCGTGCGGCGCGTGCACCCTTCTGTTGAACGGGGAGTCGGTCAAGTCGTGCACCATGCTGGCCGCCCAGGCCGACGGCATGGACATCACGACCATCGAGGGCTTGGCGGACGGCGATCGGATGCACCCGATGCAGGAGGCCTTCCGCGAGAACCACGCACTCCAGTGTGGGTACTGCACGCCGGGCATGGTGATGGCCGCGGTGTCTCTGTTGAAAGAGCATCCCGACCCTACCGAACGGGAGGTGAGGGAAGGGCTCGAGGGGAACCTCTGCCGCTGTACCGGCTACCACAACATCGTGCAGGCGGTCCTCGCTGCCGCGAAGGGCTCGACGGTGGGGGCGATCACGTGA
- a CDS encoding xanthine dehydrogenase family protein molybdopterin-binding subunit: MSILGNRVLRREDPKFLTTGGVYGDDLPLDGALWVTFVRSPEAHARIVSIDSSEVKARPGVVAVYTADDIPIGPLPAGLPGIPEVMARTPLAKDVVRFVGEPVAMVLTEERYQGEDAAEAVLVDYDPLPAVIDPIRALESEVHLFPEHGSNVATDFREPLPEGFFDGCEVVVRQRMLNQRVAPCPLEVRSTAADWSGGKLTLWLSTQAPHGAKDGLVGAFGLDASNVRVIAPDVGGGFGAKMIYPEDVAVAWAARETNRPARWTETRSESMLALGHGRAQVQDIAIGGTRDGNVLAYRLEVVQDAGAYPAIGAFLPFLTRMMAPGTYSIPKISASAVAVATNTTPIGAYRGAGRPEATAAIERAMDLFAAEIGADPAEVRRKNLVATDAFPYSTATGFVYDSGDYARALDLALEASGYEKLREEQKRRRSAGGPLQLGIGVSTYVEITNGAGDTGELAVVEVLPSGKARVFTGSSPHGQGHVTAWSMLASEQLGIPMEDIEVIANDTDLVASGIGTFGSRSLQSGGLAVHEASIQLVDEARKVAATMLEANPDDVTLDRVDGRFHVAGTPAVSKTWAEVAKESGGESGIRVEHRSAPASPTFPFGAHVAVVEVDVETGRARLDRHVAVDDAGTIINPLLAEGQRHGGIAQGAAQALMEEVRYDDDGNPVTANLADYAMISAAELPSFELVPMETPTPVNALGAKGIGESGTIGSTPAIQSAVVDAISHLGVRHIDMPVAPDRIWTALQQART, encoded by the coding sequence GTGAGCATTCTCGGTAATCGGGTCCTCCGCCGCGAGGACCCCAAGTTCCTCACCACCGGCGGCGTCTACGGAGACGACCTTCCCCTGGACGGCGCGCTGTGGGTCACCTTCGTCAGGTCCCCTGAGGCGCACGCACGGATCGTCTCCATCGACAGCAGCGAGGTGAAGGCGCGTCCCGGAGTCGTTGCGGTTTACACCGCTGACGACATACCGATCGGCCCGCTCCCAGCCGGTCTGCCGGGCATTCCTGAAGTGATGGCCAGAACCCCGCTCGCCAAGGACGTCGTCCGTTTCGTCGGCGAACCGGTCGCGATGGTGTTGACCGAGGAGCGCTACCAGGGCGAGGACGCAGCCGAGGCGGTGCTCGTGGACTACGACCCGCTGCCTGCCGTAATTGATCCGATTCGCGCGCTCGAGAGCGAAGTGCACCTGTTCCCGGAGCACGGTTCGAACGTCGCGACCGATTTCCGCGAGCCTCTGCCCGAGGGGTTCTTCGACGGCTGCGAGGTAGTCGTTCGCCAGCGGATGCTCAACCAGCGGGTCGCTCCCTGCCCGCTCGAGGTTCGATCCACTGCGGCGGACTGGTCCGGCGGGAAGCTGACCTTGTGGCTTTCGACCCAGGCACCTCATGGAGCGAAGGACGGCTTAGTCGGGGCGTTCGGACTCGACGCATCCAACGTGAGGGTCATCGCCCCCGACGTGGGCGGAGGTTTCGGGGCCAAGATGATCTACCCGGAGGATGTCGCCGTCGCCTGGGCAGCTCGCGAAACAAACAGGCCGGCCCGCTGGACGGAGACCCGCTCGGAGAGCATGCTGGCCCTTGGTCACGGCCGCGCGCAGGTACAGGACATCGCGATCGGTGGCACGCGCGACGGAAACGTCCTCGCCTACAGACTCGAGGTAGTCCAAGACGCCGGCGCGTACCCCGCGATCGGCGCGTTCCTGCCTTTCCTCACCCGGATGATGGCGCCGGGCACCTACTCGATCCCCAAGATTTCCGCGTCTGCGGTTGCGGTTGCGACCAACACCACCCCGATCGGCGCCTACCGGGGTGCCGGACGTCCAGAGGCGACCGCCGCTATCGAGCGGGCTATGGATCTCTTCGCCGCCGAGATCGGAGCCGACCCGGCCGAGGTACGGCGCAAGAACCTTGTCGCAACTGATGCTTTCCCCTACAGCACGGCCACGGGCTTCGTGTACGACAGCGGCGACTACGCCAGGGCTTTGGATCTGGCTCTCGAGGCATCGGGCTACGAGAAGCTGCGCGAGGAGCAGAAGCGACGGCGCAGCGCAGGTGGCCCGCTCCAACTCGGGATCGGGGTGTCCACGTATGTGGAGATCACCAACGGCGCCGGCGACACCGGCGAGCTGGCCGTTGTCGAGGTCCTGCCCAGCGGTAAGGCCCGCGTGTTCACCGGTAGCTCGCCGCACGGGCAGGGGCACGTGACGGCCTGGTCGATGCTCGCCTCCGAGCAGCTCGGGATCCCGATGGAAGACATCGAGGTCATCGCCAACGACACCGATCTCGTCGCTTCCGGCATCGGTACTTTCGGGTCGCGCTCCCTGCAGTCCGGGGGCCTGGCCGTGCACGAAGCCTCGATCCAGTTGGTGGACGAGGCGCGCAAGGTCGCGGCGACGATGCTCGAGGCCAACCCGGACGACGTCACTCTCGACCGGGTGGACGGACGCTTCCACGTCGCGGGAACGCCGGCAGTGTCGAAGACGTGGGCAGAGGTGGCGAAAGAGTCCGGTGGCGAGTCAGGGATCCGGGTGGAGCACCGGTCGGCTCCTGCGTCGCCGACGTTTCCCTTCGGTGCGCACGTCGCAGTGGTCGAGGTCGACGTCGAGACCGGCCGGGCGCGCCTTGACCGTCACGTCGCGGTGGACGACGCCGGCACCATCATCAACCCGCTCCTTGCCGAAGGACAGCGCCACGGCGGCATCGCGCAGGGCGCCGCGCAGGCGCTGATGGAGGAAGTGCGCTACGACGACGACGGCAACCCGGTCACCGCGAACCTGGCCGACTACGCGATGATCTCGGCTGCGGAACTTCCAAGCTTCGAGCTCGTTCCTATGGAGACGCCGACTCCGGTCAACGCGTTGGGCGCGAAGGGGATCGGGGAGTCGGGGACGATCGGTTCGACTCCGGCGATACAGAGCGCCGTGGTGGACGCGATCTCGCATCTCGGTGTCCGGCATATCGACATGCCGGTGGCGCCCGACAGGATATGGACGGCGTTGCAGCAGGCGAGAACCTGA
- a CDS encoding septum formation initiator family protein → MRNAVRALLVAVVVGGIMFLFLWPARTWLEQSRAMSTAQRRESVLARENSVLANRVAQLRSTAYIEQVARQQYGLVMPGEKAYGILPPAATTTVPPTSGESSNHGKG, encoded by the coding sequence GTGAGGAACGCGGTCAGGGCGCTGCTAGTTGCAGTCGTGGTCGGCGGGATCATGTTCCTGTTCCTGTGGCCGGCGAGAACCTGGCTCGAGCAGAGCCGGGCGATGTCCACTGCGCAGCGCCGCGAGAGCGTTCTCGCGCGCGAGAACTCCGTCCTCGCCAATCGGGTCGCCCAACTGCGCAGCACCGCGTATATCGAGCAGGTCGCACGCCAGCAGTACGGGCTCGTGATGCCCGGCGAGAAGGCTTACGGGATCCTCCCGCCGGCGGCGACCACCACCGTTCCGCCGACTTCGGGAGAGTCGTCGAATCACGGCAAGGGTTAG